A part of Kitasatospora acidiphila genomic DNA contains:
- a CDS encoding DUF1844 domain-containing protein — MSSEPDFDDLTRDIAEVPAVEVITTVAVHLMSAAAVKCGLAEGGDKDKDLDEARKLITALAGLVTAGAPEISNFHAAPLRDGLRSLQLAFREASVVPDAPGAGPGEKFTGPVYS; from the coding sequence GTGAGCAGCGAGCCCGATTTCGACGACCTGACCCGCGACATCGCGGAGGTGCCGGCCGTCGAGGTGATCACCACCGTCGCGGTGCATCTGATGAGTGCGGCGGCGGTGAAGTGCGGGCTTGCCGAGGGCGGCGACAAGGACAAGGACCTCGACGAGGCCCGCAAGCTGATCACCGCGCTGGCCGGGCTGGTCACCGCCGGTGCGCCCGAGATCAGCAACTTCCACGCCGCCCCGCTGCGGGACGGGCTGCGCTCGCTGCAGCTGGCGTTCCGGGAGGCCTCGGTCGTGCCGGACGCCCCGGGTGCCGGCCCGGGCGAGAAGTTCACCGGGCCGGTCTACTCCTGA
- the rpmI gene encoding 50S ribosomal protein L35, which produces MPKQKTHSGASKRFKITGSGKVLRERAGKRHLLEHKPSTLTRRLTGTAEMAPADAKKIKKLLGK; this is translated from the coding sequence ATGCCGAAGCAGAAGACGCACAGTGGCGCGAGCAAGCGCTTCAAGATCACGGGCTCTGGCAAGGTGCTGCGCGAGCGCGCCGGCAAGCGCCACCTCCTGGAGCACAAGCCCTCCACGCTGACCCGCCGTCTGACCGGCACCGCCGAGATGGCTCCCGCGGACGCCAAGAAGATCAAGAAGCTTCTCGGCAAGTGA